A stretch of the Massilia varians genome encodes the following:
- a CDS encoding ABC transporter permease, protein MNVAVKETVLAPAQSAKPSLFQHSLFRPLAALALLLLIDFLLIPGFFHLEIKDGHLYGSLVDIVNRAAPLMLAAIGMTLVIATRGIDISVGAVVALSGTVASMLIGGTMVINNGVPEYVAQTPMGLALLAALGAAVLCGLWNGALVAGLGLQPIVATLILMVAGRGLAQLLTDGQIVTVYYQPFFFLGSGYLLGLPFALFVVIAVFAATSLLLRHTALGLFIQAVGINPVAARLAGIRTAALVVFVYVFSAACAGMAGLMISSNVKSADANNAGLMLELDAILAVTLGGTSLAGGKFSLMGSIIGALIIQTLTYTIYSLGVPPEVNMVVKASVVFLVCISQSDQFKSLWKRRAA, encoded by the coding sequence ATGAACGTCGCTGTCAAGGAAACCGTGCTGGCGCCCGCGCAGTCGGCAAAACCCTCGTTGTTCCAGCATTCGCTGTTCCGCCCCCTGGCCGCGCTGGCGCTGCTGCTCCTGATCGACTTCCTCCTGATCCCCGGCTTCTTCCACCTGGAGATCAAGGACGGCCACCTGTACGGCAGCCTGGTCGACATCGTCAACCGCGCCGCTCCCTTGATGCTGGCCGCGATCGGCATGACCCTGGTGATCGCCACGCGCGGCATCGACATCTCGGTGGGCGCGGTGGTGGCCCTGTCCGGCACCGTCGCCTCGATGCTCATCGGCGGCACCATGGTGATCAACAACGGCGTGCCCGAGTACGTGGCGCAGACGCCGATGGGACTGGCCCTGCTGGCCGCCTTGGGCGCCGCCGTGCTGTGCGGGCTGTGGAACGGGGCACTGGTGGCGGGCCTGGGCCTGCAGCCGATCGTCGCCACCCTGATCCTGATGGTGGCCGGGCGCGGCCTGGCCCAGCTGCTCACCGACGGCCAGATCGTTACCGTCTACTACCAGCCCTTCTTCTTCCTGGGTAGCGGCTACTTGCTCGGACTGCCGTTCGCGCTGTTCGTGGTGATCGCGGTGTTCGCCGCCACCAGCCTGCTGCTGCGGCACACGGCGCTGGGCCTGTTCATCCAGGCGGTTGGCATCAATCCGGTGGCGGCGCGCCTGGCCGGCATCCGCACCGCGGCCCTGGTCGTCTTCGTCTATGTGTTCAGCGCGGCCTGCGCCGGCATGGCCGGGCTGATGATCAGTTCCAATGTGAAGAGCGCGGACGCCAACAACGCCGGCCTGATGCTGGAGCTGGACGCCATCCTTGCGGTCACGCTGGGCGGCACCTCGCTCGCCGGCGGCAAGTTCTCGCTGATGGGCAGCATCATCGGGGCGCTGATCATCCAGACGCTCACCTACACCATCTATTCGCTGGGCGTCCCGCCCGAGGTCAACATGGTCGTGAAAGCAAGCGTGGTGTTCCTGGTCTGCATCTCGCAGTCCGACCAGTTCAAGAGCCTGTGGAAGAGGAGGGCGGCATGA